In a genomic window of Myotis daubentonii chromosome 18, mMyoDau2.1, whole genome shotgun sequence:
- the LOC132220369 gene encoding LOW QUALITY PROTEIN: T-cell surface glycoprotein CD1e, membrane-associated-like (The sequence of the model RefSeq protein was modified relative to this genomic sequence to represent the inferred CDS: deleted 1 base in 1 codon) — MLLLLLLPLLFKGILCPGPSPEAGHVLGTHHLAGEEPLSFRMIQISSFANHSWENTQGSGWLGEVQTHRWDSVLGTIVYQLPWSRGNFSKEELENIHVLLQLYFHRFPREVQAYSSRFQLEYPFVIQISSGCTMHPGKAPETFLNGAYQGSDFLSFQGYSWKPSPGAGSRAQNVCKLLNRYRVIKEIVKNLLGNTCPRFLAGIAAAGKSELERQVKPEAWVSKGTSPGPGRLLLVCHVSGFHPKPVWVRWMRGEKVQPGTQQGEVLPNADRTWYLRVTLDVAAREATGLTCRVKHSSLGGHDLIIHWDGYPVLLILICSAIMVTLVMLVVVGPWFQKQSSNWNVCSPQAPALPFPQDPTSKNPGV, encoded by the exons atgctgctgctgctgcttctgcccttgCTCTTCAAGGGAATTCTCTGCCCTGGGCCAAGCCCAGAGG cTGGCCACGTCCTCGGAACCCATCATCTAGCAGGAGAAGAACCCCTCTCCTTTCGCATGATCCAGATCTCCTCCTTTGCCAACCACAGCTGGGAGAACACCCAGGGCTCAGGCTGGCTGGGCGAAGTGCAGACTCATCGCTGGGACAGTGTCTTGGGCACCATCGTCTATCAGTTGCCCTGGTCGCGGGGTAATTTCAGCAAGGAGGAGTTGGAGAACATCCATGTGCTATTGCAGCTGTACTTCCATAGATTTCCCCGGGAAGTGCAGGCGTATTCCAGTCGGTTTCAGTTGGAAT ATCCCTTTGTGATCCAGATATCCTCTGGCTGCACAATGCATCCTGGGAAGGCCCCAGAAACCTTCTTAAATGGGGCATATCAAGGATCAGATTTCCTGAGTTTCCAAGGATATTCCTGGAAGCCATCTCCAGGAGCAGGAAGTCGGGCTCAGAATGTCTGCAAACTGCTCAATCGCTACCGAGTTATCAAAGAAATTGTGAAGAACCTTCTAGGTAACACCTGTCCTCGCTTTCTGGCTGGCATCGCCGCAGCAGGGAAGTCAGAACTGGAACGGCAAG TGAAGCCAGAGGCTTGGGTGTCCAAAGGCACTAGTCCTGGTCCTGGGCGTCTGCTGCTGGTGTGCCATGTATCTGGCTTTCATCCCAAACCTGTGTGGGTGCGGTGGATGCGCGGTGAGAAGGTGCAGCCAGGCACTCAGCAAGGCGAAGTCCTGCCCAATGCTGACAGAACATGGTATCTGCGAGTAACCCTGGACGTGGCAGCTCGAGAGGCGACTGGCCTGACTTGTCGAGTGAAACACAGCAGCCTCGGAGGCCATGATCTAATCATCCACTGGG ATGGATACCCCGTCCTCCTGATATTGATCTGCTCGGCTATAATGGTTACCCTGGTTATGTTGGTTGTGGTTGGCCCGTGGTTTCAAAAGCAGAG